CGGGCGTGATCCGGCGGGGTCCGGGCGCGCTCCGGCCGACGTCTGGCCGCGCTCCGGCCGCGCTCCGGATGCGACAGCGACCGCGCTACTGGCCGCTCCCCGGCGCCGCGGCCCCGGCGAGATGGGCACGCGACCGCGCCCGCCACGTCTGAAGGCGGGCGGCGAGCGAGGCGGGCGGCGAAGAGCGTGGCGGGCGGGCGGCGGACCGATCAGGGCGGGCGGAGAAGGCAGGCCCGGCCGGATGCGGCCGGGGAAGCCTCTGCCGCCCGGAGCCGCCCGGAGCCGCCGGGAGCCGCCGGAGCTGCCCGGAGCTGCCCGGAGGCGCCCGGAGCCGCGCAGAGCCGCCGGGAGCCGCCGGGAGCCGCGCAGAGCCGCCGGGAGCCGCCGGGCGGCAACGGCGCCCGGAGTGGCCCGTGACGGGCACGTCCGGGCCACGCGAAAGCGCCCCCCGGGTGGCGGTGGGGGGACGGCCGTACTCGGCCGTCCCCCCACCGCCACCCGGAGGGCGCAGTGGTCCCTCCCGGCGGTCTACAGCGCGTCGACCGCGCTGACCTTCCACCCTCCGGAGGTCCGGGTGAGCTCCATCCGGACCCGGTTCAGGTCCACCCGGGGCCCGTCGACGCGGGTGCTCCGCGTCACCTGGTTGACGAAGAGCAGGACCACGGCCCTGTCCGGTGACGCCGACACCACCGAGGCCGCGGAACCGCCGCCGCCGGGCGGTGCCACCACCGAGGCCGTGACCACCCCCTGGTACTTCTTCGCCGTGGGCGCCACGACCTTCGTGGTCGTCCTGCGGTACTCCTCGAGGAACGGGCCGGTGAGATGGCCGCGTGCCGCGGCGAAGTCCCGCTCCAGATGCCGGTGGTCGTACGAGAGCACGGCCGGCGCCGCCTTCCGGGCCGCCGCCAGCGCCCCGGACCGCGCCTGTTCGGCCTGCCGGCCGTTCGCGTACGCGGTACCGAGCACGGCCGCCGCGACCAGCCCGGCGACGGTGAGCACGGCCAGTACCGCGCAGACCAGCAACCGGCGCCGCGAGGACCGGCGGCCCTCCGGCGTCCCGCCGTCCGCCGCCGGGGCCCCGGCAGCGGACTCCGCGTCCGGCGCGGCCTCCTCCCAGCCGGGCGCCTCCCAGTCGGGTTCGGTACCCGCGGGCGGAGGGTCCTCGGCACGCAGGGTGCGCCCGGCCACGGCACCGCCGGTAGCTGCGGCCGGCCGTCCGGAACCGTCCGTTCCCGGCGCGGCCCGCCGGGCGCCTCCGGTCTGGCCGGTCTGGCCGGTCTGCCCGGCACGCTTGGCCGCCGCCCTGGCCGCGGCGGTCATGGAACGCCGGGCGGGGGAACCGGAGCCGCGGCCGCGGGTCGTCGTGTTCGCCACGGGAATTCTCCTCACTGGTGGTCGTAGAGGCGCCGGCTGCGGGCGCGGTTCAGCCGACGAACTCCACGTTCGACGTCAGCCAGCGGCCGCCCTCGAGCACGAGGTCGAGCTGGAGCCGGTAGGTACGGGCCTGGCCCTCCGGGGCGGCCGAGTTGGTCACCTTGCTGTCGGCGACGACCAGGACGCGGGCGGACCGCTCGTCGGAGCGGGCGATACCGGCCTCCAGCACCTGGCCCTCGGACACCGACTTGTTCGCGGCGACGAGCTTGGTCAACTCCGCTGTCTGCGCCGCGAACTGCTTCTTGAAGTCGCCGGTGGCGCCCTTCAGGACGTTGGCGCTGTCCCGCGCGTAGTGCCGGTAGTCCAGCGAGGTGAAGTTGAGGGCCGACCGCCGGGCCGCGGCCAGGATGTCCTGGCGGCGCTGCTCGTCGGCGCGCTGCTCGTACACCTGGACGCCGAGCCACAGGGACAGGGCCGTCGTCGCCACGGTCGCCACCGCGAGGACGGCGGCCACCGCCCTGCCGTGCCGGGCGGCCGAGGCCACCCGTGCCCCGAGCCGGGCCGGCGCCCGCAGGGCCCTCACCACGTGCCCCCCGCGCCCGCCGCCCGCCTCGCGGGCCGTTGCCGTCGCGCCTGCGGACGGGTCGGTCCCGTCTCCGTCCGTCTCCGGTGCGGTGCCGTCACCGTCAGCCGCCGGGACGGTCTTCCCGCCGTCGGCCGCTGCGTCGCTCTTCCCGCCATCGGCCGCCGGGACGGTGCTGCCGTCGCCTGCCGCCGTGACCGCCGAGGCGCGGTCCGCCCTGCTCTTCGCCGCCGACGGGCTCTCCGCGCCCGCCACGCCAGCCGCGCTCTCCGCCCCCGACGGGCTCGCCGTGCTCTCCACCGCCATGTCCGTCATGCCATCGGTCCCACGAGCAGCCATTGCCATGACTCCTTTCCGAACACGCTCTGTTCGCCGCCCGTCGAGCCGATCTCGACAGTCGTTCCGTCCGGTCCGGCGGCCGTGCCGGTCTCCGGGTCGTAAGGGGTGACGTACGCGGCCGGGTCCGCGCCGCCGCCGGAACGCCCCGAGGAGCCGGGCGCGTTCTGCGCGCCGCGGACCGAGACGGGGCCACCTCGCGGGGCCGAGCAGTGCGCCGCCGTGTTCGCGGGCCGGTCCGAGGTGTCCGAGGGATCGCGACGCTGGGTCCCGTAGCCCTGCCGGCAGGCCGGTGGGTCGTCGGCGTTCGTCACCATGCCGAAGTGGGTGGTGCCGTCCCCGGGGATCACCGTGTAGCTGCCCGCCACCACCACCGGAAAGGTGACCAGGGCCTGTTCCACACCGGGCAGCCGGGCCAGCGTGATCTGGCCGCCGCTGATCAGGTTGCCCAGTAGGACCGGCAGATGGGGCCGGGTTTCCGACAGCAGCGAGTCGACCTCCTGCGCGGCGGGCGCCCCGGCGTCGACCAGCCGCCGGATGTCACCGTCGGAGGACTTCAGCTCGGCGGTCAGCGCCGCCAGGTCCCGCGAAAAGGACCGGATGGCCGAACCCTGTTCCGCCTGGGTGCCGAGCACCTTCCGCGAGTCCTCGATCAGGGCGATCGTCTGCGGCAGCGATCCGGACGCCGCCTCGACCAGGTTGTTGCCGGAGTCCACCAGCCTGCTCAGCTCCGGACCGGTGCCCGCGAAGGCCTTGCCGAGCTCGTCGACCGTGATCCGCAGATCCTCCTTGCCGACGGAGTTCACCAGCCGGTCCAGGCTCAGGACCACGTCGGTGGTCGGCAGCGGCACCCGGGTGTCGCCGCGGGCGATGACGCTCCCCTCGCGGAGGTACGGTCCGCCCGTTCCGCGCGGCTGCAGGTCGACGTACTGCTCGCCGACCGCCGAACGGTTCGCCACCACCGCCACCGTGTCCGCCGGGATGCGGGCCCCGTCCTCGATGTCCAGGTCCACGGACACGCCGTCCCGCCCGGTCAGCCGCAGCTCCCCGACCCGGCCCACGGGGACTCCCCGGTAGGTGACCTCGGCGCCCTGGAACACCCCGCCCGAGTGGGCGAGGTCGGCGCGTACGGTGTAGCCGCGGTCCAAAACGGCGTCCACCAGACCGGTGTAGCGGGCCCCGACGTACGACACGCCGATCGCGGTGACCGCGGCGAAGGCCGCGAGCTGGATCCTCACCATGCGAGTGATCACGGCTGCATTCCCTTCAGCATCAGCTCCGCCAGCGCGAGATCGACCCCCGGCGGCCGTCCGTCGCCGTCGCCGCTCCCGTACGACGCGTGCCCGGTGGTGCACACCGGCGGGCAGAGGCCGCCTCCGCCGCCCGGCGGGGTCGGGGCCGGAGGAGGCCCGCCCGGCTCGCCCGGCAGCGCCGTGGGCTTCGGGACGCCGGGCACGTCCGGCACGTCGGGGACGTCGGGAAGCCCGGGCGGCTCCGGCAGTCCCGGTACGCCGGGCAGCGACGGCACGTCCGGTACGCCGGGCTTCGACGGCTCGTCGGCGAGATTGCCGTAGACCGACTCGAGATCGAGGTCGGCGGTGATCTTCAGATTGACGTAGTCGCCGTGGATGGC
The Streptomyces tirandamycinicus DNA segment above includes these coding regions:
- a CDS encoding MCE family protein; amino-acid sequence: MITRMVRIQLAAFAAVTAIGVSYVGARYTGLVDAVLDRGYTVRADLAHSGGVFQGAEVTYRGVPVGRVGELRLTGRDGVSVDLDIEDGARIPADTVAVVANRSAVGEQYVDLQPRGTGGPYLREGSVIARGDTRVPLPTTDVVLSLDRLVNSVGKEDLRITVDELGKAFAGTGPELSRLVDSGNNLVEAASGSLPQTIALIEDSRKVLGTQAEQGSAIRSFSRDLAALTAELKSSDGDIRRLVDAGAPAAQEVDSLLSETRPHLPVLLGNLISGGQITLARLPGVEQALVTFPVVVAGSYTVIPGDGTTHFGMVTNADDPPACRQGYGTQRRDPSDTSDRPANTAAHCSAPRGGPVSVRGAQNAPGSSGRSGGGADPAAYVTPYDPETGTAAGPDGTTVEIGSTGGEQSVFGKESWQWLLVGPMA